The Polyangiaceae bacterium genome includes a region encoding these proteins:
- a CDS encoding NAD(+)/NADH kinase, with translation MSNRVIVVVKRSSYSRFVEDEGDPRAKQLLKKKDPSVARWVVSHREHTQTVAAVIDALDRLGARALVLRRAHAAFDAADAALVVAVGGDGTLLAASHNVGNTPILGVNSAPAFSVGFFCSAQRKNIQRTLGDALEGRLDSLTLTRMSVALNGRERSRRVLNEALYCHLSPAATSRYLLSHRRVCEPQKSSGFWLGPAAGSTAALHSAGGRVLPLRSKKLQVVVREPYAPAGTRYRLLRFTVSPGEKLEAQSMMQEACMFLDGPYRQISVSLGDVATFRVSPEPLRVLGLGRHFDARRRQLAR, from the coding sequence ATGAGCAACCGCGTCATCGTCGTGGTGAAGCGCTCGAGCTACTCGCGCTTCGTCGAGGACGAGGGCGATCCGCGCGCGAAGCAGCTCTTGAAGAAGAAGGACCCGAGCGTGGCGCGCTGGGTCGTCTCGCATCGAGAGCACACGCAAACCGTGGCGGCCGTCATCGACGCCCTCGACCGGCTCGGAGCCCGCGCGCTGGTGCTGCGCCGCGCGCACGCCGCCTTCGACGCCGCCGATGCCGCCCTCGTCGTGGCCGTCGGCGGCGACGGCACGTTGCTCGCCGCCTCGCACAATGTAGGCAATACGCCCATCTTGGGAGTGAACAGCGCACCCGCCTTCAGCGTGGGCTTCTTCTGCAGCGCTCAGCGCAAGAACATCCAGCGAACGCTCGGCGACGCGCTCGAGGGGCGCTTGGACTCCCTGACGCTCACGCGCATGAGCGTGGCACTGAACGGACGCGAGCGTTCGCGACGCGTGCTGAACGAGGCGCTCTACTGTCACCTCTCGCCGGCCGCGACGTCGCGCTACCTCTTGAGCCACCGCCGCGTGTGCGAACCGCAGAAATCCAGCGGTTTTTGGCTGGGTCCGGCGGCGGGCTCGACCGCCGCGTTGCACTCGGCGGGAGGTCGAGTGTTGCCCCTGCGCTCGAAGAAGCTCCAGGTCGTGGTGCGCGAGCCCTACGCGCCGGCGGGCACGCGCTACCGCCTGCTGCGCTTCACGGTGTCGCCGGGGGAGAAGCTCGAGGCCCAGAGCATGATGCAGGAGGCCTGTATGTTTCTAGACGGACCATACCGGCAGATCAGCGTGAGCCTGGGTGACGTTGCGACCTTCCGCGTGTCCCCGGAGCCGCTGCGCGTGCTCGGGCTGGGTCGCCACTTCGACGCGCGACGAAGACAGCTCGCGCGTTAG
- a CDS encoding NUDIX domain-containing protein, with translation MTDIDPLPEIALELVEDLSPPDPGGFLKLVRRRYRARYPDGSVSEPFVYDAVDRRAIDAVVIAAHYVTRAERWVYLRSAVRPPLALRDPSHSPVPELDRGTGLWELPAGLVEQDEQTPEGLRVCASRELAEELGFEQPPDLMRELGPSTYPAPGIIGERHFYFEVEVDPKTRAEPRHDGSPLEHGGLVRGTRLDAALALCAKGQIEDAKTELALRRLAERFA, from the coding sequence ATGACCGACATCGACCCGCTCCCGGAGATCGCGCTCGAGCTGGTCGAGGATCTGTCGCCCCCGGACCCCGGTGGATTCCTCAAGTTGGTGCGCCGCCGCTACCGCGCGCGCTACCCGGACGGGAGCGTGAGCGAGCCCTTCGTCTACGACGCGGTGGACCGGCGCGCCATCGACGCCGTGGTGATCGCCGCTCACTACGTGACCCGGGCAGAGCGCTGGGTCTACCTGCGGAGCGCCGTCCGCCCGCCGCTCGCCCTGCGCGATCCGAGCCACTCCCCGGTGCCGGAGCTCGACCGCGGCACCGGTCTCTGGGAGCTCCCCGCGGGGCTGGTCGAGCAGGACGAGCAGACGCCGGAGGGCCTGCGCGTGTGCGCTTCGCGCGAGCTCGCCGAGGAGCTCGGCTTCGAGCAGCCGCCGGATCTGATGCGCGAGCTCGGCCCGAGCACCTACCCGGCGCCGGGCATCATCGGCGAGCGGCACTTCTACTTCGAGGTCGAGGTCGATCCGAAGACGCGCGCCGAGCCCAGGCACGACGGCTCGCCGCTCGAGCACGGCGGCCTGGTGCGGGGCACGCGCCTGGACGCCGCGCTCGCGCTGTGCGCGAAGGGCCAGATCGAGGACGCCAAGACCGAGCTCGCGCTCCGGCGGCTGGCGGAGCGCTTCGCATGA
- a CDS encoding HEAT repeat domain-containing protein, whose amino-acid sequence MLRQRIWFGVLLVAGALVSSPLPAGAQGKAKPKTEAKPKIDAQKLKAELESGDADRIGAALDALAKAGDAGAAAAPAVEALLKKGLSAELTVKALEAAGALKQSSSSAAVAPYVRHRSEDVRRAAAKALSKTKGPDAVKALKHALRHRDAQVRGIAATGLGTLGAKDALPDLFKALAHSVPEAAASIGQLCEPKDCDKFADLTGKHQFDIMSSGFDQILFRAEKEMPEEQKIKVVGRLRELGTKEAGKYLADVKGRWPEGWSKRVKQAIDAAVKATGGSGGGDDE is encoded by the coding sequence ATGCTCAGGCAGAGAATCTGGTTCGGAGTGCTGCTCGTGGCGGGCGCGCTGGTCTCTTCGCCGCTCCCGGCTGGGGCGCAAGGCAAGGCCAAGCCCAAGACGGAGGCCAAACCCAAGATCGACGCGCAGAAGCTCAAGGCGGAGCTCGAGAGCGGCGACGCGGACCGCATCGGCGCGGCTCTGGACGCACTGGCAAAGGCCGGCGACGCCGGCGCGGCGGCGGCCCCCGCGGTGGAGGCGCTGCTCAAGAAGGGCCTGAGCGCGGAGCTGACGGTGAAGGCGCTCGAAGCTGCAGGTGCGCTCAAGCAGAGCTCGTCGAGCGCGGCCGTAGCGCCCTACGTGCGGCACCGCTCGGAGGACGTGCGACGCGCCGCGGCCAAGGCGCTGTCGAAGACCAAGGGACCGGACGCGGTCAAGGCGCTCAAGCACGCGCTGCGCCACCGCGACGCGCAGGTCCGCGGTATCGCCGCCACCGGCCTCGGCACGCTCGGCGCCAAGGATGCGCTGCCCGATCTGTTCAAGGCGCTCGCGCACAGCGTGCCGGAGGCCGCGGCCTCCATCGGTCAGCTCTGCGAGCCGAAGGACTGCGACAAGTTCGCCGACCTCACTGGCAAGCACCAGTTCGACATCATGTCGAGCGGCTTCGACCAGATCCTGTTCCGCGCCGAGAAAGAGATGCCGGAGGAGCAGAAGATCAAGGTCGTCGGTCGCCTGCGCGAGCTCGGGACCAAGGAGGCCGGCAAGTACCTGGCCGACGTGAAGGGGCGCTGGCCCGAGGGCTGGAGCAAGCGCGTGAAGCAGGCCATCGACGCCGCCGTGAAGGCGACCGGCGGTAGCGGCGGAGGAGACGACGAATGA
- a CDS encoding PQQ-binding-like beta-propeller repeat protein gives MKTRAFAALALAAIPACSPAITNSSTAFSPDWQNDGGKSIQAVYGKVSGAALPAGTAVAVGVTRDGLVGVGLDGSGKWKAAGRPDTQPSIAGDVVAYTSGGQLVGLDAKSGKQLWSVPAEGRVLRGAGDDGATTVATLGAPGGGGSLLLAVSRDGSVRRKIEPQSVELGVPGAQGDVAFVPWSSQYVSAVDLSSGNEIGRLLLRDQVSHALSVGGKLHFGERGLVRFDDKIGGSASGAANAVKLPERELPGKPVWFTNGANTTPAAAAAREKIRLYARPADTGGKLGIAGGRYAATYFRVVMGLDAADGSLRWVRTYGQDVLGGDAASNGFAFCDATGKVALLDSNGGDAGQADLGSSVQGCVVQAGGFAIPAGKPAGSLPEQLAKAIEVRETEMATAQRFLLRELGAMQEPLVTKALVDLASNPRTPALLLEDARQLLASRRNGAEYMLEALAQHYDFLSDVLRSPPVGPLADALSAMNETKAAGPLAHHLNDAANTPNDIERAARALAKLATAAELGDLKTFFALYRATADEKELVNAVLSVAQALLRVGGDEGKRVVAEAAKDPLTHPDVKAGLANLSPAKSGEKPAPASEPTAADKPAKKG, from the coding sequence ATGAAGACGCGTGCGTTTGCCGCGCTGGCGCTCGCGGCGATTCCGGCTTGTTCGCCGGCGATCACCAACAGCAGCACGGCGTTCTCGCCGGACTGGCAGAACGACGGCGGAAAGTCGATCCAGGCGGTCTACGGCAAGGTCTCCGGGGCTGCTCTGCCCGCAGGCACGGCCGTCGCCGTCGGCGTCACTCGGGACGGCTTGGTCGGCGTCGGGCTCGACGGCTCGGGCAAGTGGAAGGCCGCAGGCCGCCCCGACACCCAGCCCTCCATCGCCGGCGACGTCGTCGCCTACACCAGCGGCGGCCAGCTCGTCGGGCTCGACGCCAAGAGCGGCAAGCAGCTCTGGTCGGTGCCGGCGGAGGGCCGCGTGCTGCGCGGCGCGGGCGACGACGGCGCGACCACCGTCGCGACGCTCGGCGCTCCCGGCGGCGGCGGCAGCCTGCTCCTCGCGGTATCCCGCGACGGCAGCGTGCGACGCAAGATCGAGCCGCAGTCGGTCGAGCTCGGCGTGCCAGGGGCACAAGGCGACGTCGCCTTCGTGCCCTGGTCGAGCCAATACGTGTCGGCCGTCGATCTCTCGTCGGGCAACGAGATCGGCCGGCTCCTGCTGCGCGATCAGGTGAGCCATGCGCTCAGCGTCGGCGGCAAGCTGCACTTCGGCGAGCGCGGCCTGGTGCGATTCGACGACAAGATCGGCGGCTCCGCCAGCGGCGCCGCGAACGCGGTGAAGCTCCCGGAGCGCGAGCTCCCCGGCAAGCCCGTGTGGTTCACCAACGGCGCAAACACGACCCCGGCCGCAGCGGCGGCCCGGGAAAAGATCCGCCTCTACGCGCGGCCCGCGGACACCGGGGGCAAGCTCGGCATCGCCGGCGGTCGCTACGCCGCCACGTACTTCCGCGTCGTGATGGGCCTCGACGCCGCGGACGGCTCGTTGCGTTGGGTCCGGACCTACGGGCAAGACGTGCTCGGCGGTGACGCGGCGTCGAACGGCTTCGCGTTCTGCGACGCGACGGGCAAGGTCGCGCTCCTGGACTCGAACGGCGGCGACGCAGGCCAAGCCGACCTCGGCAGCTCCGTGCAAGGCTGCGTGGTGCAGGCCGGTGGCTTCGCGATCCCTGCCGGCAAGCCCGCTGGCTCGCTGCCGGAGCAGCTGGCGAAGGCCATCGAGGTCCGCGAGACGGAGATGGCGACGGCGCAGCGCTTCCTCTTGCGGGAGCTCGGCGCGATGCAGGAGCCGCTGGTGACCAAGGCGCTGGTCGATCTGGCCAGCAACCCCCGCACGCCCGCGCTCTTGCTCGAAGACGCGCGCCAGCTCCTGGCGTCGCGGCGCAACGGCGCGGAGTACATGCTGGAGGCGCTGGCGCAGCACTACGACTTCCTGAGCGACGTGCTGCGCTCGCCGCCGGTGGGCCCGCTCGCCGACGCGCTCTCTGCGATGAACGAGACCAAGGCCGCCGGGCCCCTGGCGCACCACCTGAACGACGCCGCCAACACGCCGAACGACATCGAGCGCGCGGCGCGTGCGCTGGCCAAGCTGGCCACGGCCGCGGAGCTGGGAGATCTGAAGACCTTCTTCGCGCTCTACCGCGCCACCGCGGACGAGAAGGAGCTGGTCAACGCCGTGCTCTCCGTGGCCCAAGCGCTCTTGCGCGTGGGCGGCGACGAGGGCAAGCGCGTGGTCGCCGAGGCCGCGAAGGATCCGCTCACGCACCCGGACGTGAAGGCGGGGCTCGCGAACCTCTCGCCGGCGAAGTCGGGGGAGAAGCCGGCGCCGGCAAGCGAGCCGACGGCCGCCGACAAGCCAGCGAAGAAGGGCTGA
- a CDS encoding DMT family transporter: MPISDERRGEALLVLAALAFSAMSVQVKLAGRELPVAMLVLARGVVTLLMSVTWLSLRRIRPWGTNKRGLVQRALFGTGALGCYFYAVNALPLAEATVLHYLNPVFVAVIASLFLGERTDGRLVLAIVLSLAGTVLVARPGFVFGGATPLSHLGVAVALGSALLSACAYATVRVLARTEHSDVIVFYFALFAAPTALPFALASWVWPSPTGWLLLLGLGVATQAGQTFMTRGLALVPAARGTTIGYVQIVFAATWGVLLFHEELSGFTLLGAGLVVLAVLLLLLQRQKPA, from the coding sequence GTGCCGATCAGCGACGAGCGTCGGGGGGAGGCCCTGCTCGTGCTGGCTGCGCTCGCGTTCAGCGCCATGAGCGTCCAGGTGAAGCTCGCGGGCCGAGAGCTTCCGGTGGCGATGCTCGTGCTGGCCCGAGGGGTCGTCACGCTGCTGATGAGCGTGACCTGGCTCTCGCTCCGGCGGATCCGCCCCTGGGGCACCAACAAGCGTGGTCTGGTGCAGCGCGCGCTGTTCGGCACGGGCGCGCTGGGTTGCTACTTCTACGCCGTGAACGCGCTGCCGCTCGCCGAAGCGACGGTGCTCCACTACCTGAACCCGGTGTTCGTCGCGGTGATCGCCTCGCTCTTCCTGGGTGAGCGAACCGACGGCCGTCTCGTGCTCGCCATCGTGCTCAGCCTGGCCGGCACGGTGCTGGTGGCGCGGCCGGGCTTCGTGTTCGGAGGCGCGACGCCGCTCAGCCACCTGGGCGTCGCGGTCGCGCTGGGCAGCGCGCTCCTGAGCGCCTGCGCCTACGCCACCGTGCGCGTTCTGGCCAGGACCGAGCACTCCGACGTGATCGTGTTCTACTTCGCGCTGTTCGCCGCGCCCACCGCGCTGCCCTTCGCGCTGGCGAGCTGGGTCTGGCCGTCACCAACCGGGTGGCTGCTCTTGCTGGGCTTGGGCGTGGCGACTCAGGCCGGGCAGACCTTCATGACGCGTGGGCTCGCGTTGGTGCCCGCCGCGCGCGGCACCACCATCGGCTACGTGCAGATCGTGTTCGCCGCGACCTGGGGCGTGCTCCTGTTCCACGAAGAGCTCAGCGGCTTCACGCTGCTCGGGGCCGGGCTCGTGGTGCTGGCGGTGTTGCTCTTGCTGCTCCAGCGCCAGAAGCCCGCCTAG
- a CDS encoding serine acetyltransferase, producing MARPLIRVPELEAAIDGVVQSYDGPEEINNLESAALPNKRAVIDAFCHLRPAIYMGFYATRPLSRDNLRYSVSEHLYPAYEILVEQIARAVTYEERFGKAPVHRPEGWNEEVVLRLFQQLPELRRLLNGDVVAAFDGDPAAKSIEEVVFSYPAIQAITAHRVAHVLYQEKVPMIPRILCEYAHSETGIDIHAGAQIGERFFIDHGTGVVIGETSVIGNNVKIYQGVTLGALSTRRERAGEKRHPTLEDDVTIYSGATILGGDTVIGRGATVGGNVWVTASVPPGSKIFGRAKE from the coding sequence ATGGCTCGCCCTCTGATTCGCGTCCCCGAGCTCGAAGCCGCCATCGACGGCGTGGTCCAGAGCTACGACGGCCCCGAGGAGATCAACAACCTCGAGAGCGCCGCGCTGCCGAACAAGCGCGCGGTGATCGACGCGTTCTGTCACCTGCGCCCCGCCATCTACATGGGCTTCTACGCCACGCGACCGCTCTCGCGGGACAACCTGCGCTACAGCGTGAGCGAGCACCTCTACCCCGCGTACGAGATCCTGGTGGAGCAGATCGCGCGGGCGGTCACCTACGAGGAGCGCTTCGGCAAGGCGCCGGTGCACCGCCCGGAGGGCTGGAACGAAGAGGTGGTGCTGCGCCTGTTCCAGCAGCTCCCGGAGCTCCGCCGCTTGCTGAACGGCGACGTAGTCGCCGCGTTCGACGGCGACCCTGCGGCCAAGAGCATCGAAGAGGTGGTGTTCAGCTATCCCGCCATCCAGGCCATCACCGCGCACCGCGTCGCGCACGTGCTCTACCAGGAGAAGGTGCCGATGATCCCGCGCATCTTGTGCGAGTACGCGCACTCGGAGACCGGCATCGACATCCACGCGGGCGCGCAGATCGGCGAGCGCTTCTTCATCGACCACGGCACCGGCGTGGTCATCGGCGAGACCAGCGTCATCGGCAACAACGTGAAGATCTACCAGGGCGTCACCCTGGGCGCGCTCAGCACGCGACGCGAACGGGCGGGCGAGAAGCGGCATCCGACCCTGGAGGACGACGTGACCATCTATTCCGGCGCCACCATCCTGGGTGGCGACACGGTCATCGGCCGGGGCGCGACCGTCGGCGGCAACGTCTGGGTCACGGCCAGCGTCCCGCCGGGCTCGAAGATCTTCGGCCGCGCGAAGGAGTGA
- a CDS encoding Nif3-like dinuclear metal center hexameric protein → MSTPLWQIIPVLEALAPLRYAEEWDNVGLLIEPRREEHPVNRVLLTIDLGEDVLDEAAERGAELIVAYHPPIFSGVKRLTRASAAERVVVEALRAGIAVYSPHTALDASPGGVNDWLADALGPGEREPLAPASDGSPGTGMGRSVTLKAPLTLDAIVARVKDHLGLTHVRVASSPRHDAGGTIARVAVCAGSGGTLFARLSAPELYLTGEMRHHEVRAKVSAGASVILCDHTNTERGFLPSFARRLAERVPSIDVTVSARDRDPLRVV, encoded by the coding sequence ATGTCGACGCCGCTCTGGCAGATCATCCCGGTCCTGGAGGCGCTGGCGCCGCTTCGCTACGCGGAGGAGTGGGACAACGTCGGGCTCCTCATCGAGCCGCGCCGCGAGGAGCACCCGGTCAATCGCGTGCTCCTGACCATCGATCTCGGCGAAGACGTGCTGGACGAAGCCGCCGAACGCGGCGCCGAGCTGATCGTCGCCTATCATCCACCCATCTTCTCGGGCGTGAAGCGCCTGACCCGAGCCAGCGCCGCCGAGCGTGTCGTCGTCGAGGCCTTGCGCGCGGGGATCGCGGTGTACTCGCCGCACACGGCCCTCGACGCGTCCCCCGGCGGCGTCAACGACTGGCTCGCGGACGCGTTGGGGCCCGGGGAGCGTGAGCCCTTGGCGCCCGCTTCCGACGGCAGCCCGGGCACTGGCATGGGACGGAGCGTCACGCTGAAAGCGCCGCTGACGCTGGACGCCATCGTGGCGCGGGTGAAGGACCACCTCGGTCTCACCCACGTGCGCGTCGCGTCCTCGCCGCGCCACGACGCCGGGGGCACCATTGCTCGGGTCGCGGTCTGTGCCGGTTCCGGCGGAACGCTGTTCGCCCGCCTATCCGCGCCGGAGCTCTATCTGACCGGGGAGATGCGACACCACGAGGTGCGCGCGAAGGTCTCGGCCGGCGCCAGCGTGATCCTCTGCGACCACACCAACACCGAGCGCGGCTTCTTGCCGAGCTTCGCCCGGCGCCTGGCAGAGCGCGTGCCCAGCATCGACGTCACCGTGTCGGCGCGGGACCGCGACCCGCTGCGAGTGGTCTGA
- a CDS encoding DUF2760 domain-containing protein, which yields MSDALPFAARLVLAFTCFFRVLFDGALAARVRAALGAAPELPPAPEPEPEPKPEPDEPSSIVPALQLLALLQREGRLVDFLKQDVAGFSDSDIGAAARVVHEGCRKALVAHCQVEPVRSEEEGAKLTLAAGFDASRVKLTGNVQGEPPYRGTLRHKGWQVKKLELPSLVEGHDPNLLYPAEVEL from the coding sequence GTGAGTGACGCCCTGCCCTTCGCCGCACGCCTGGTGCTGGCTTTCACCTGTTTCTTTCGCGTGCTGTTCGACGGCGCGCTGGCCGCGCGGGTGCGCGCGGCTCTCGGGGCCGCGCCGGAGCTGCCGCCAGCCCCCGAGCCGGAGCCGGAGCCGAAGCCGGAGCCGGACGAGCCCTCGAGCATCGTGCCCGCGCTCCAGCTCTTGGCGTTGCTGCAGCGCGAGGGGCGGCTGGTGGACTTCCTGAAGCAAGACGTCGCCGGCTTCTCCGACTCCGACATCGGCGCGGCGGCGCGCGTGGTCCACGAGGGCTGTCGCAAGGCGCTCGTCGCGCACTGCCAGGTCGAGCCCGTGCGGAGCGAAGAGGAGGGCGCGAAGCTCACGCTCGCCGCGGGCTTCGATGCGAGCCGAGTGAAGCTCACCGGCAACGTGCAGGGCGAACCGCCTTACCGCGGCACCCTCCGCCACAAGGGCTGGCAAGTGAAGAAGCTCGAGCTGCCGAGCCTGGTCGAGGGGCACGACCCGAACCTGCTCTACCCGGCGGAAGTCGAGCTATGA
- a CDS encoding Hsp70 family protein, whose translation MSARFAVGIDLGTTHTALAAVALEGGREPEVLALPQLVATGTLEARVLLPSFLYFAHESEGALALPWDAARRFAVGEHARTRASESPARVVSSAKSWLCHDGVDRRGPILPPGAPDDIEKISPVEASFRYLDHLAEAFLAKHGVSLGEQEVMLTVPASFDAAARDLTVEAAYAAGLENVTLLEEPQAALYAWIADSGEGWRTHLRPGDVVLVVDVGGGTTDFSAIATVERDGLLELHRIAVGDHILLGGDNMDLALAHVVAQKLRAEGKELDRWQLAALTHTCRGAKERLLSDAGAASAPIAVAGRGSALLGNTLKSELTREEVARVLVDGFFPVVPASARPATRARVGLTQLGLPYAADPAVTKHLAAFLTRQVEATDKLAGFGARHGALLHPSAVLFNGGVVKGEALRARLLEALGHWLQADGAPAPRVLPGADPDLAVARGAAYFGLVRRGKGLKIRGGTARAYYVGIESPAPAVPGIEPPITALCVAPFGMEEGTHAELPPHELGLVVGEPVRFRFFGSSVRRDDRAGTELERWTPDELEELSPIEIELPAEGRREGDVVPVELAAQITPVGTLLLEAVPREPREPNERWKLELGVRN comes from the coding sequence ATGAGCGCGCGCTTCGCCGTCGGCATCGACCTCGGCACCACGCACACCGCCCTCGCCGCCGTCGCGCTCGAGGGCGGGCGCGAGCCAGAGGTGCTGGCGCTGCCGCAGCTCGTGGCGACCGGCACGCTCGAAGCGCGCGTGCTCCTGCCCTCGTTCCTGTACTTCGCCCACGAGTCCGAGGGTGCGCTCGCGCTGCCGTGGGACGCGGCGCGCCGCTTCGCCGTCGGCGAGCACGCGCGCACTCGAGCTTCGGAGTCGCCGGCGCGGGTGGTCTCGAGCGCGAAGAGCTGGCTCTGCCACGACGGCGTCGATCGGCGCGGTCCGATCTTGCCCCCGGGCGCCCCCGACGACATCGAGAAGATCTCGCCGGTGGAGGCCTCGTTTCGTTACCTGGATCACCTCGCGGAGGCCTTCCTGGCCAAGCACGGTGTGTCGCTCGGCGAGCAGGAGGTGATGCTCACGGTGCCGGCCTCCTTCGACGCCGCAGCGCGGGACCTGACCGTCGAGGCCGCCTACGCCGCTGGGCTCGAGAACGTGACCCTGCTCGAAGAGCCGCAGGCCGCGCTCTACGCCTGGATCGCCGACAGCGGCGAGGGCTGGCGCACCCACTTGCGTCCTGGCGACGTGGTGTTGGTGGTGGACGTCGGCGGTGGGACCACGGATTTTTCTGCCATCGCCACGGTCGAGCGCGACGGTCTGCTCGAGCTGCACCGCATCGCGGTCGGCGATCACATCCTGCTCGGCGGCGACAACATGGATCTGGCCCTGGCCCACGTGGTGGCGCAGAAGCTCCGAGCCGAGGGAAAGGAGCTCGACCGCTGGCAGCTCGCCGCGCTGACCCACACCTGCCGCGGCGCCAAGGAGCGGCTCCTGTCCGATGCGGGCGCGGCGAGCGCGCCCATCGCCGTGGCCGGGCGCGGCTCGGCCCTGCTCGGCAACACGCTGAAGAGCGAGCTCACTCGGGAAGAGGTCGCGCGGGTGCTGGTGGACGGCTTCTTCCCGGTGGTGCCCGCGAGCGCTCGCCCGGCGACCCGCGCGCGCGTCGGGCTCACGCAGCTCGGCCTTCCCTACGCCGCCGATCCCGCCGTGACCAAGCACCTGGCCGCGTTCCTGACCCGCCAGGTCGAGGCCACGGACAAGCTGGCCGGCTTCGGCGCGCGACACGGCGCGCTGCTCCACCCGAGTGCGGTGCTGTTCAACGGCGGCGTGGTCAAGGGCGAGGCGCTCCGCGCGCGCTTGCTCGAGGCGCTCGGGCACTGGCTCCAGGCCGACGGTGCGCCCGCACCGCGCGTCTTGCCGGGCGCCGATCCAGACCTCGCGGTCGCGCGCGGCGCCGCGTATTTCGGCCTGGTCCGCCGCGGCAAAGGCCTCAAGATCCGCGGCGGCACGGCGCGCGCGTATTACGTCGGCATCGAGAGCCCGGCGCCCGCCGTGCCGGGCATCGAGCCGCCGATCACCGCGCTCTGCGTCGCGCCCTTCGGTATGGAAGAAGGCACGCACGCCGAGCTACCCCCCCACGAGCTCGGCCTCGTCGTCGGCGAGCCGGTGCGCTTTCGCTTCTTCGGCTCCAGCGTGCGCCGCGACGATCGTGCCGGCACCGAGCTCGAGCGCTGGACACCGGACGAGCTGGAGGAGCTGTCACCCATCGAGATCGAGCTACCCGCCGAGGGCCGCCGCGAAGGCGACGTGGTCCCGGTGGAGCTGGCGGCGCAGATCACGCCGGTGGGAACGCTCTTGCTCGAAGCGGTGCCCCGCGAGCCGCGCGAGCCGAATGAGCGCTGGAAGCTCGAGCTCGGCGTGCGGAATTGA
- a CDS encoding VOC family protein, whose protein sequence is MEARINFVTLVVADLDRARRFYLDGLGWSAALEAGGEVLMIHVGEKLVLSLWAESAARAEIGEVTRGGTMPFTLAHNVASPAEVDAVLETARAAGATAYDAQTRDWGGYSGYFTDPDGFRWEVAFNPHPIGGVSFP, encoded by the coding sequence ATGGAAGCCCGAATCAACTTCGTCACGCTCGTCGTCGCCGACCTGGATCGCGCACGCCGTTTCTACCTGGACGGCCTCGGCTGGTCCGCTGCCCTCGAGGCCGGCGGCGAGGTGCTGATGATCCATGTCGGCGAGAAGCTCGTGTTGTCGCTCTGGGCGGAGTCGGCGGCGCGCGCCGAGATCGGGGAGGTCACTCGCGGCGGCACGATGCCGTTCACCCTCGCTCACAACGTCGCGTCGCCAGCGGAGGTCGACGCGGTCCTCGAGACCGCGCGCGCCGCAGGCGCGACCGCCTACGACGCCCAGACGCGTGATTGGGGTGGCTACAGCGGCTACTTCACCGATCCAGATGGGTTCCGCTGGGAGGTCGCCTTCAACCCGCATCCGATCGGCGGCGTGAGCTTCCCGTAG